CGCCCGGCGTACCGGCCGCCAGCGAGTCCAGCGCCGAGTCCGCGGCGGTGGCGCCACCGTGCCGGTGCCCGGCGCCGGCCGCCCCGGAACCACCCGCTCCGCCCGGACCGAGCCCGGCGGTGGTGAGGATCCGGTGGGCCTGCGCCGGCGTGATCGTCGAGGCGCCCGCCCCGCAGACCAGGCGCGCGGCCCGCGCCACCAGGGAGGCGTCGCCGCCCGCGGCGGACGTCGCCGCAGTGCCGTGCTGGCCGAGCCCGAACAGCGCGTGCAGGCCCAGCTGCCCGGCCGCGAGCAGCGCGGCGATGCCGGGCAGCGAGCGGGCCCGCCCGGCGAGCGGCAGCGCGACCGCGAAGACGACGAGGAAGCCCACGCCCAGCGTCCACAGCGGGACGGCGGCGCAGGAAGCGAGCACATGGCCCCCGGCGGACAGCGCGACGCAGACCGCGGCGAACGTCGCGGCCCTCAACAGCCGGAAATCGGCTCCGTCGCGCGGCTGGCGCTGGTGGGGGGCAGTCATGGCCGGGCCATCATCGCACTGGGCCCACCCCGTGCACACGGCAGGTCCGGAAGGTCCTGTTCCAGGTGATAGGTGGGGCATGAGCGGGGAACAGGCGGGTCACGGCGGGCCGTCCCCGTCCCGGCGTCCTACACCGAGTGGCGGGTGGCGCGCATCCGCCGTATGGGCGGCATCACGTCCATCGCGCGCTTATTCGGGGGCGTGGGCGGCAATACGTATCGGTATGTCGAGCCGCAGCCAGGAGGCTGGAGCATGAGCATGTGGTGGTCTCTCCATTTGCGGCGCGAAGCCGCGAGCGTCCCGCTCGCCCGCCGTCTGCTGATCGGCACGATGGAGACCGCGGGCGTGGACCCGGACGTCTCCTACGACCTGTCGGTCGCCCTCAGCGAGGCGTGTGCGAACGCCGTCGAGCACGGGGGCGGCGCCCCCGGGAGCACGCCGGGCGGCTACCGGGTCACCGCCTATCTCGACGGCGAGAAGTGCCGCATCGAGGTGACCGACTCCGGACCCGGCTTTCCCGGCACGTCACGGGGCTGTCCCGCGCCCCGGCCCGCCGCCTCGGCGACGGACGAGCACGGCCGGGGCCTCGGCCTGATCGAGGAGCTCGCCGACCACGTCCACCTCGGCAACAAACCGGGCAGGGGCGGCGGAGCGGTGATCACCTTCGACAAGATCCTCAAGTGGCGCGAGGACGCGCCACTGATGATGCCGTTGCTGACGGCGTGAGCTCACTTCACACGTGACCGGCGGGCCCCTCAGGAGGCCGGTGGCAGCGTCCGTAGCAATGCCTCCAGCGCCGTCCCGTACGCGTGCTCCGTCGGCGTCGAGTAGCCGACGACGAGGCCGTCCTCGGCGGGCATCGTCGCCCTCGGGTGGCGGAACGCCGCGAGTCCGTCCAGCCCGATCCCCTGCCAGGCCGCCGCCTTGACCGCGGACGCCTCCGTCCCCGGCGGCAGCCGCAGCACCGCGTGCAGGCCCGCCGCGATGCCGGTGGCCGCGATGTGCGGGGCCCGCTCGGCGAGGGCGGTGACGAGCCGGTCGCGGCGGTGCCGGTAGCGCTGCCGCATCCGGCGGATGTGCCGGTCGTACTGTCCGGAGGCGATGAACTCGGCGAGCGTGAGCTGGTCGAGCACGCTCGCCCACGCCTCCCGCTCCCCCTTGGCCGCGAGGACACCGGCCACGAGCTGCTCGGGCAGGACCATCCAGCCGATGCGCACCGCGGGGGACAGGCTCTTGCTGACCGAGCCGAGATAGACGACCCGTTCGGGGTCGAGTCCCTGCACGGCGCCGACCGGCTCGCGGTCGTAGCGGAACTCCCCGTCGTAGTCGTCCTCAAGGACGAGGCCGCCACCAGCACGCGCCCAGTCGACGACCGCCGCGCGCCGGGCGGGGTGCAGTGGGCCGCCGGTCGGGAACTGGTGGGCGGGCGTGAGCAGCACACCACGCACGCGTGGAGCCTGCTCGCCGGTCAACTCCTCCACGCGCGTGCCCTGTTCGTCCAGGCCCAACGGCACCGTCCGTACGCCCGAGTCCTCCAGGATCTCGCGGTGGAACCCGAGCCCGTACGACTCAACGGCGAACGGACCGCGCAGCACACCGCCGCCCGATCCGCGCGCGCCCGCGAAAAGCAGCCGCAGCGCGTGCGCGAACCCCGAGCAGACCACGACGCGTTCGGGGTCGGCGCGCACTCCCCGCGCCCGCGTCAGATAGTCGGCGAGCGCTTCGCGCAGCTCGACGCGGCCGCGCGGGTCGCCGGGCCCGAAGGCGTCGTTGGGCGCGGCGTTCAGGGCCCGCCGGGCGGCAGCGAGCCAGGCCGTGCGAGGGAAGGACGCGGCGTCCGGCTGCCCCTGGCGCAGGTTGTACGCGGGCGCCTCGGGGCGCGTGGGAGCGGGCTTCGGCCGCCGCGGGCGCTTGGGCGGCTTCGCACGCTCCGCCACGCGCGTCCCCGACCCCTGCCGCGCCGTCAGCCAGCCCTCGGCGACCAGTTCGGCGTAGGCGTCGGCGACCGTGTTGCGCGCGAGACCGAGGTCGGCGGCGAGGGAACGGTAGGGCGGCAGCCGGGTGCCGGGGGCGAGCCTGCCCTCACGTACGGCATCCCGCAGCGCGCGAGCGAGAACGGCCCGGCGACTGCCCGGACCTGACAGATCGACATGCAGGTCACTGCCGATGCGCTCCGCCAAATTGACCCATGATTCCGGCATGGAAATGCACCCTACTGGAGGTCTTTCGCACGCCTAGATTCATAGTCATGACGAACAACACGAACACCACGCAGACCACGACCGCCGCGCAGACCACCCCCGCCCCCCGCCTCAACTTCGCCAAGGCCGCCCCGAAGGCCTTCAAGGCCCTCATCGGCTTCGACGCCGCCGCCCGCGACGGTCTGGACCCGGCCCTCGTAGAGCTCATCCAGATCCGTGCCTCGCTCCTCAACGGCTGCGCGTACTGCCTCCACATGCACACCTCCGACGCCCGCAAGGCGGGCGAGGACGAGGCGCGGCTGCACATGGTCGCCGTGTGGCGCGAGGCCCGTAACTTCTTCACGGAGAAGGAGCAGGCCGCCCTCGCCCTGACCGAGTCCGTCACGCTCGTGGCACAGGGCGGCATCCCGGACGACGTCTACGTAGAGGCCACTCGGCACTTCGACGAGGCGGAACTGGCCCGGGTCCTCGCCCTGATCTTCACGATCAACACCTGGAACCGCATCGCCCTGAGCACCGCGAAGGTCGCGGGCGAGGACGAGCGCGTCGCCCACTGAAAGGGCCGGTTCCCCTCCGGGGGAACCGGCCCTTCGCCGTACAGCCTCGGATGTCAGCCCTTGAGCCGCGCCATCCACGCCTCGACGTCGTCGGACGTGCGCGGCAGCGCGGCCGACAGGTTCTTGTTGCCGTCGGCCGTCACGAGGATGTCGTCCTCGATGCGGACGCCGATGCCGCGGTACTCCTCGGGCACGGTGAGGTCGTCCGCCTGGAAGTACAGACCGGGCTCGACCGTCAGGCACATGCCGGGCTCCAGCGTGCCGTCCACGTACGTCTCGGTGCGCGCGACGGCGCAGTCGTGGACGTCCATGCCGAGCATGTGACCGGTGCCGTGCAGCGTCCAGCGGCGCTGCAGACCCAGCTCGAGGACGCGCTCGACGGGGCCCTCGACGATGCCCCACTCGACCAGCTTCTCGGCGAGCACGCGCTGCGACGCGTCGTGGAAGTCGCGGAACTTGCCGCCCGGCTGCACCGCCGCGATGCCGGCCTCCTGGGCCTCGTACACGGCGTCGTAGATCTTCTTCTGGAGCGCGTCGAAGCGGCCGTTGATCGGCAGCGTGCGCGTGACGTCCGCGGTGTAATACGAGTGCGTCTCCACGCCGGCGTCGAGCAGGAGCAGCTCGCCGGAGCGGACGGCGCCGTCGTTGCGCACCCAGTGCAGGGTGGTGGCGTGCGGGCCCGCGGCGCAGATCGAGCCGTAGCCGATGTCGTTGCCCTCGACGCGGGCGCGCAGGAAGAACGTTCCCTCGATGTAGCGCTCGCTGGTGGCCTCGGCCTTGTCGAGGACCTTCACGACGTCCTCGAAGCCGCGGACGGTGGAGTCGACGGCCTTCTGGAGCTCGCCGATCTCGAAGTCGTCCTTGATGAGGCGGGCCTCGGAGAGGAAGACCCGCAGCTCCTCGTCGCGCTCGGCGGTGACCTTGTCGGTCAGGGCCGCCTCGATGCCGGCGTCGTAGCCACGCACGACACGGACGGGGCCGGTGGCCTCGCTCAGCTTGCCGGTCAGCTCGCGCACGTCGGACGCGGGGATGCCGTAGAGCTTCCCGGCCTCGGTGAGGGAGTGGCGGCGGCCGACCCAGAGCTCGCCCTGGCCGTCCAGCCAGAACTCGCCGTTCTCGCGGTTCGAGCGCGGCAGCAGGTAGATCGTGGCCTTGTGCCCGTCGGAGACCGGCTCCATGACGAGGACGCCGTCCTCGGTCTGGTTGCCGGTGAGGTAGGCGTACTCGACGGAGGCGCGGAAGGCGTACTCGGTGTCGTTCGAGCGGGTCTTCAGGTTCCCCGCGGGGATCACCAGACGCTCGCCCGGGAAGCGCGCGGAGAGCGCCGCGCGGCGGGCGGCGGTGTTCTCGGCCTGCGCGACCGGCTGCAGGTCGTGCAGCTCCGTGTCGGCCCAGCCGGACTTCATGCTTTCGGCGAGCTCGTCGGAAACGCCCGGGTACAGGCCGTTCTTGCGCTGCTTGATCGGCTCTTCTTCGGTCTCTTCCGGGGTCGCCGGGTTGAGCGCCTCCGACACGATCTGCCTCCTATGTACGACACTGGGCCACCCTCCATCGTACGGGCGTACGGAAGGGGTCCCAGGGCCGGAAGGCCACTTACACAGCGTGCCCGGAGCCTCACCGGGAAGCCTCCACGCGCGCGTGGACACGCATCACTCGAAACGTGCCGCCAGGAGCACGACGTCCTCGTCGCTGTCCGCGACGTCGAGCCCGTCGGGCAGGACGGTGTGCAGCACGTGGTCGGCGATCGCCCCGGGGTCGTCCCTGATGCCCTTGGGGACGCTCGCCGCCGCCGCGTGCAGCCGCGCGAAGGCCCGGTCCATCGGGTCGCCCGTGCGGTGCAGGAGACCGTCGGTGTAGAGAAGCACCGTTTCTCCGGGCTCCGGGGAGATTTCCACGCTCGGCGCCTCCCAGCAGGCGAGCATGCCGAGTGGCGCGGACAGGGAGGTCTCCACGTACTCCGTGCGCCGCTCCCCGATGATCAGCGGCGGGCTGTGCCCGGCACCGGCGAGGACGATCTTGCGCAGGGCGGGCTCGCAGTACGCGAAGAGTGCCGTCGCCGACCGCGCGGGCTCGGTCAGCCGCAGCAGCAGCTCCAGGTCGGAGAGGACGGCCACGGGGTCCTCGCCCTCCATCACCGCGTACGCCCGCAGGGACGCGCGCAGACGCCCCATCGCGGCCACGGCGCTCGGGCCCGACCCGGTGACGGAGCCGACCGCGAGGCCGAGCGCGGCGTCGGGCAGCGGCAGCGCGTCGTGCCAGTCGCCGCCGCCGCGCGGCCCGGTGCGGTGCCGGGCGGCGAGCTGCACCCCGGCGACCCGCGGCAGCCGCGAGGGCATGAGCTCCTCGCGGAGGGTGGCCTCGGTCGTGCGGGCGCGGTCCAGGACGAGCAGCCGCGCCACGTGCTCGGACGCCTGGCGTGCGTAGAGCCCCACGAGGTGGCGTCGGCGCGCGTCCGGTTCGGCGGGCTCGTCGTACAGCCAGACGGCGGCGCCGATCCGGCCTGCCGTCTCGGTGGCCAGGGGCAGTGCGTAGCTCGCCGCGTAGCCGAGGACGGCGGCGACTTCGCGGTGGCGGGGGTCGAGGCCCTCGTCGGCGAGGAGGTCTGGCTGGGCGATCTCGTCCGGCACGGTGCCGGGTCTGCCCTCGGCGGCGTCCAGGAGCCTGCCGTACGAGGTGGCGCGGCGCGGCACCGTCTCGATGTGCCCGAGGTCCGCGCGGTCGAGTCCCAGGCCGATCGTGGTCTCGGGGCCGAGTCCGTCGGCCGGTTCGATGACGACGAGGCCGCGCCGGGCGCCCACGAGGGCCGCTCCGGCGCGCAGGAGCTCGCGCAGTGCCTCGTCGAGGGCGGCCGTGCGGGCGAGCCGCTCGGTGAGTTCGTGCAGCGTGGTGAGATCGGAGACCCAGCCCGCGAGCCGGTCCTGGATCAGGGCTCCGGGGGCGCTGGGTACGGGAGTGCCCTCCGCGCGTGGCGCGGCGGGTGTGGTCGGCGCGATGGGCGCGACAGTGTGTGCCGGTGGCGGAACTGTGGAATCGATTCCGGCCACTTTCGGAAGGTGCGGGGCGTTCATGGCTGACGGCTTTCCGGCCGGTGCGTAATGCTCAAAAGCATCGCAAACCCCCATGTCGTTATGCGCCGCTAGCAATGTCTCCAGATGTACACGCACTGGTGAGGGGATGTCCAGCATTGTCCTGCCGGGATTCATGGTGTTCGGGGGAATTCCGTGAACTGTAAAAGATCTTGGAAAGTTGGCTGAAAACAGCGCCGGGTTAGGGCATATTAGGGTCGACTGACGTTGTTCGGTAAAGCGTTGCAGTGGTCGCGCTGGGTACGTACTCAGTGATGGCCAGGGGCAGTTGGGATCGATCCGGAACCTGTCGAAGGACCCGGGCGTCCTAACTCACGACGACCGTGCCCCATCCTCCCGTGGCGGAGGCGGCAAGCAATATCGCGGGACGGCAAACGCCAGGCGCCGCCACCCCACGCCACGTCAACGCTCGGTTCAGAGTGGTTCCCCATGCCGCAGGCTGGGTGCAGATGTGCCAGCTCGTACGTACAGCGAAGTGATCCACACATGGTGTGATGTGGCCCGCAGTCTCCCCGGCTAACGCCGGCGTGCAACGGAAAGGAACGAGCGCTCATGCGCGAGATCCTCGGAAGGCGACGCAGGCTCCTGTCCTGGCGAATCGGAAGGAAGCCCGGCCGGAGCGCCGGACAGCTCGGCGCGGCTCTGACCTTCGCGACCGCATGGCGGTGGCCCGTACTGCCAGGAGTCGGTCTCGACCGGCGTGACGGCACCCGGTGCGCCTGCCCCGACCTCGACTGCGCGGTACCGGGCGCGCACCCCCTCGACCCCGGCCTCCTCGCCGCCACCACCGACGAGCGGATGGTCCGCTGGTGGTGGACCAACCGACCCGGCGCGCCCATCGTCCTCGCCACCGGAGACCGCGCCCCGTGCGCCGTCAGCCTCCCCGCGGAAGCCGGCGCGCGCGCCCTCGCCGCGCTCGACGAGGCGGGCATCAGGCTCGGCCCGGTGGTCGCCACCGACGCCAGACTCCACATCCTCGTCGCGCCGTACTCGCTGGCCCAGTTGGGCGAGCTCCTCTACGCCAAGGACTACGTCCCGGGATCCCTCCGCTTCCACGGCGAGGGTGGCTACATCGCCTTGCCGCCCTCCGTGACCGGACAGGGTCAGGTCAGCTGGGAGCGCGCGCCGCTGCCCGGATCGGCCGCCCCCTGGGTGCCGGACGTCGAGGCGGTCGTGGACGCCGTCGTCGACGCCCTCACTCGTACGGGTGTGAGCGCGCCCGAGTTGTAGGGGAATTGGGCGCGCGGCGAGCTGACCGCGCGCCCGCTGTCGTTATCTTCGGTCCATGCAACCCCGCCTGATCATGCTCTTGGGCGTCGCGGCCGTCACGGTTCTCCTGCCGCTCGCCGGGGCGTCCGCGGGGCCCGTGGGCGACGGTGACGCGAAGTCGCCCCTCCCCACCCCCTCGGCAGCTCCTTCGAACACCCCTGCGGAGCCGCGCGCGGACACCGCGTCCCGGTGCGGCCCCGAACTCTCCTCGCCCGACGGCATCGAGGCCCAGACCTGTGTGCTCACCCTGGGCCGCGACACCTGGGCGCGGACCTATTACCGCAACGCCACCGGCGACGAGCTGACCGCCGTCCTGACCCTGATGGGCCCCGGCGGACGCACCGTGCAGATGCACTGCGAGGTGGAGGCGGGGGACGAACCGGCGGCGTGCGAGACCCCGCGCGAGCGGTCGGCGGGCGACGCGGCGGCGTACTCGGCGGTGGCGGAGTACGCGGCGGGCGAGACGGCCGGACTGCTGCTGCGTTCGGGCAGCAACTCGGCGCCCTCGCAGGACAGTTGAGCCTTCGACCGGTCCCCGGACATGCAAGGGCCCGGTTGCTGGCGACGGGGGATGCACCAGCAACCGGGCTACCTGAACGGTAACAAGAGATCGGCTCTTGGCAAATTCGATCCCAGTTATCCGGACAGGGATTTACTTACCGCTACCGGGAGTTGTGACTGGAGTCACCGATTCCGTTCGCAGCCGTACCGACTGACCGGTGCGTCAGTCGGTACGGGACGGCACGCGCGAGGGCGGCGGGGTCAGCTGAGCGTGACCTGGCGGTTGGTGAGGCCACCGCGCGCCCGGCGCTCGTCCGCGGTCAGCGGGGTCTGCGAGGCGAGTGCCGCCGCGAGCCGCTCGGCGAACTCCGCCGCGGGCTTCTCGACATCGGCCGCCGAGACACCGGTCGGCAGGTCCCACACCGGGACGGTCAGACCGTGCGCACGGAAGGAACCGACCAGCCGGGTGCCCTCGCCGAGACTCGACGTACCGGCCGCGTGCAGCCGGGCCAGCGCGTCGAGGAGCTGCTCCTCGGGGTGCGGCATGACCCAGCGCAGGTGGTTCTTGTCCGGCGTCTCGCACCAGTACGCGGCGTCCACGCCGGTCAGCTTCACCGTCGGAATGGCGGCGTCGTTCGCCCGTTCGAGGGATGCGGACACCTCGGGCGTGGCGTTCTCCGCGTCCGGCACCCAGAACTCGAAGCCCGAGTGCACAACCGGCTCGAAACGGCCCTCCGGGTCGATCAGGTCCTGCAGCCGCGGTCCTTCGGCCGGGGCGCGGCGGCCCTTCACCGGCGTACCCGGCTCGGCCTCCAGCGCGCGCTGCAGGGTGTCGGCCAGGTCGCGGCTGATGTCGCCGGACGCGGTGTCGTTCTGGAGACCGAGCAGGACCGAACCGTCGTCGCGGCGCAGCGCGGGCCAGGCCATGGGCAGCACGGTGGCGAGGGACACCGACGGAATGCCGTCCGGCAGCTTGTCCTTGAGGGTCAGCTCGACCGTGGCGGCGGGCACCAGCTCGCGCAGCGCGATCCAGTCGCACTCGCCGGGCAGACCCTCGAAGGGGCGCTGCACCAGTTCGGTCACCGCGTGCGCGGCGGCCCGGCCGTGACACGCCTTGTAGCGCCGGCCCGAGCCGCAGGGGCAGGGTTCACGGGCGCCGACGACCGGATAGTTCTCCGCGCCGCCGGTGCGGGCTCCGTCCTTGACCTGCGACTGCTGCTTGCCCTTGGTCTGAGGGCGCTTCTTGGCCATCTGGGTGTCTCCCGGCTGCGGCTCTGTTGCACTCTTCCGTACGGGCGCGAGCCTAGCCGTTCGCGGATTCAGTCCAGATCGTCGAAGGGGTCCACGAAGGCGAGCTCGGATATCGCGGCCGCCGACGGGGCGGCGACGCGCGTAGCGAAATCCTCGTGATGGTGCCCTCCTTGCACGACGGCCCACACGGTGACCTCGCCGTGCACGTCGTCGCGCACGCCCCAGGCGTCGGAGAGCGCCGTGATGATGTTGAGCCCCCGGCCGCCGTGCGCCGTGACCGACGGAGTGGCCGGCACCGGGCGGGTCGGGCCGCCGCCGTCCGTCACCTCGACCGTCAGCCGGCCCGTCTTGTCGACGTGCCACGCCACGCGCACGTCGCCGTCTCCGACCATTCCTCGGCCCAGTGGCCTGCCGTGCCGGCAGGCGTTGCTGAGCAGTTCCGACAGGATCAGAACGGCGTCGTCGACGACCGACTCGGACACCCCGCTCATGCGCAGCTGATTGCGCATGTGGTGCCTTGCTTCCCCCACGCCCGCAGGGCCATGGGGAACGGCCATGCTCGACGACGTGGGCACCTCCCGTGCCACCACCAACGCCACCCCCGAGACCTCCTTCGCCCCACGCCACGGTGTGGATGCCCCATTGGACTGGACCGGAAACCGGCCAAACCACGTCCGGTGACGCACTCGTGACGATCGAATACGGACCGAACGCGCCGGTGCACTCCCTGTAACCGGAGTTAATGGAGTCCCAGTTGGTTCAGCTGTGACAGAACCTGCTTGGGGCGGTTGGTGATGATCGCGTCGACGCCCAGTTCCGCACAGAGTTCGACGTCCTCCGGCTCGTTCACCGTCCATACGTGAACCTGGTGCCCCGCACGCTTCAGCTTCGCGACGTACGAAGGGTGGCTGCGCAGGATCCGCATGGCCGGACCAGCGATGCGTACTCCCTCGGGGAGGCGCCCGTCACGGTGGCGCGGCGACACGAACTGCATCAGGTAGACGGTCGGCAGCGTCGGAGAAGCGGCCCGGACGCGGTGCAGCGAACGTGCCGAGAAGCTCATGACACGTACCGGCGAAGGGCCTTCCGCGGGCGGCGCGTCCAGGCCGAACCGCTTCAGCAGCAGAAGCAGGCGCTCCTCCACCTGGCCCGCCCAACGGGTGGGGTGTTTGGTCTCGATCGCGAGCCGTACGCGGCGGCCCGAAGCGTTACTTTCGGCCACGAGCTCCAGGAGGCGCTCCAGGGTCAGGACGGAGGTGTCCGCACCCGTGGCCTCACCCGTCGCGGAGGCCCAGTCGGGGTCCTCCTCCGCCTCTCCGTGGTGCTTCTTCCAGGAGCCGAAGTCCAGGGCGGCCAGATCGGCCAGTTCGAGGGCGGAGACGGCGCCGCGGCCGTTCGACGTACGGTTGACGCGCCGGTCGTGGACACAGACGAGGTGGCCGTCGGCGGTGAGCCGTACGTCGCATTCGAGGGCGTCGGCACCGTCCTCGACCGCTTTCCTGTAGGCGGCCAGCGTGTGTTCGGGAGCGTCCTCGGAGGCTCCGCGGTGGGCGACGACCTGAATCTGGTGCTGTCGTGCGAGGGTCACCGCGTCATGGTGCCATCACGGGGTACCCGGAGGCTCGCCGGGCGAGGCCCTCCCGGAGCGCCGGACACACAGGATCGGCTTATGGTGCCCTGACAGCCCATGGGAAAAGCTGACTGCAGACAACTGCACAGTCGGCACCGCCAGGCCGTGACCGAGAACGCACGTAACGACAGCATGGACCGAGGAGAAGAGCTGTGAGCACCGAGAACGAGGGCAACGAGGTACCCCAGGCCCCGTCCGCGCCCCCCGCGCCGGTGGACGCTCCCGCTGTTCCCGCAGACTCCGCCGCCTCCACCGCCCCCACTGCCGCCACCGACTCCGCCGGGCAGCAGGGGCACGAGGGGGCGCCTTCTGCTCCCGCGCACGCCCCCTCCGAGGCGGCGTCCGGTCAGACTGCGGGCCATGCTCCTCAGGCGGCTCCTCCGGAGGGGGCGCCTTACGGCTCCGCGCAGGGCACTCCGCACGGAGCGCCGCACGGGGCTGCCCCCCATGACACGCTCCACGGCACATACCCCGGCATCCACTCCGGCACCCACCAGGGTGCTCATCACGGCGCTCCGCAGGCCGGCCCGCAGGCCGCTTCCGGCGCCGGGAACTGGCCTCCGCCGCAGCCGCCCGCCATGCCCTCGTACGCGACGGGCGGTGGCTCCGGTTCGGGCTGGGGCGCCTCGTACCACCCGCAGGAGCCGAAGCCCGGCGGCCGGCGCGGCGGCTTGGTCGCCGCGGTGCTCGCGGCCGCCCTGCTCGCGGGCGGCATCGGCGGAGGTGTCGGCTACTGGGCGGCCGAGCGCGGCGACAGCGACACGAATTCGACCACGGTCTCCGCGCCCGACACGCCCGCCGACCTGAAGCGCGAGCCCGGCTCGGTCTCCGACATCGCGAACAAGGCCCTGCCCAGCGTCGTGACCATCGAGGCGCAGAGCGGCGGCGGCGAGGGCGGCACGGGCACCGGCTTCGTCTACGACACGCAGGGCCACATCCTCACCAACAACCACGTGGTGGCGTCGGCGGCCGAGGGCGGCAAGCTCCAGGTGACGTTCTCGAACGGCAAGAAGTACGCCGCGGAGGTCATCGGCCGCGCCGAGGGGTACGACGTCGCGGTCATCAAGCTCAAGAACGCCCCGTCCGGCCTGCAGCCGCTCAAGCTCGGCAACTCCGACCGCGTGGCCGTCGGCGACTCGACCATCGCCATCGGCGCGCCCTTCGGTCTCTCGAACACGGTCACCACCGGCATCATCAGCGCGAAGAACCGCCCGGTGACCTCCAGCGACGGCGGGCAGAGCGGCAAGAGTTCGTACATGAGCGCGCTGCAGACCGACGCCTCGATCAACCCCGGCAACTCCGGCGGCCCGCTCCTGGATTCGCGCGGCGCGGTCATCGGCATCAACTCCGCGATCAAGCCCGCGGAGAGCGGTGGCGGCCTGGGCGGCCAGGGACAGTCCGGCTCCATCGGCCTCGGCTTCGCGATCCCGGTGAACCAGGCCAAGCAGGTCGCCCAGCAGCTGATCAAGACCGGCCAGCCGGTCTACCCCGTCATCGGCGCGTCGGTCTCCCTCCAGCAGGAGGGCGCGAACGGCGCGACGATCTCACGGGAGGCCGTGAGCGGTTCGGAACCCATCACTCCGAACGGTCCGGCGGACAAGGCGGGCCTGAAGCCCGGCGACGTCATCACGAAGCTGGACGACATGGTGATCGACAGCGGCCCGACCCTGATCGGCCAGATCTGGACCCACAAGCCCGGCGACAAGGTCAAGATCACATACGAGCGCGACGGCAAGGAGCGCACGGCCGACGTGACGCTGGGCCAGCGCAAGGGCGACAGCTGACCCGCTAGTCTTGTCCCCGCGCCGTCCGATTCCGGACGTCTTTCCGGTGGACGGCGGCGCGGGGTGGGTTGCCCGAGCGGCCTAAGGGAACGGTCTTGAAAACCGTCGTGGTTCACGCCACCGTGGGTTCAAATCCCACACCCACCGCGCAGGTCAGAAGCTATGCAGGTCAGAAGGGGTGCCACTCTCCGGAGCGGCACCCCTTCCGCATGGACCCTGTCTCACCCTTTCTCGCCCATATCCCAGCGTTGACCAGTACGTATGGGCCATCTGTGGGCCAGGGTCAGGACTCTTCCCCTTCGTCGAGCGCGCGGGAGATGAGGTCGTTGGAGTTCTGCTGACCGCCCTTAAGGATCTCCGCCGGGGGCTCCTCGACTGCGTGGCGCGGGACCCAGGTGCCGTCCGGCCCTCGAACTGCGCGAAATGCCCACTGATAGAGCGCGTCACGCAGCACTGAGGGGTGGGGCGCCCCCCGCTTGCTTGTAACGAGCGCGGGTGTCACGACCGCGAGGGATTCCGCGATGCTCGCCCGGTGCTTGGCGGCGGCGCGCGGCCACTTCATGAGTACATACTCCGTCACGTGCTCGTACCACGACGGAGAGGTCAGAGCCATCAACTCACGTGCAGGCAGGCCCGTTTCCTCGTCGAACTGCTGCTGATCCCGCAGGGCCGCCATCAACTCGGCCCGGCGCCCATCTGCCTGCGGCTTCAGCTTGAAACTGCGGGAGTGGGGTCGCTCGCCAACCCTCCAGCGCAGTTCCCACGGCTTGGGACGGCCGGCGCGCTTGCGGATGGACCAGATATCGACGTCATACGTGAGCATGTCTCTCCAGACGTGACGAGGGGCCCGCGCTCAGCGCGG
The window above is part of the Streptomyces venezuelae genome. Proteins encoded here:
- a CDS encoding S1C family serine protease; protein product: MSTENEGNEVPQAPSAPPAPVDAPAVPADSAASTAPTAATDSAGQQGHEGAPSAPAHAPSEAASGQTAGHAPQAAPPEGAPYGSAQGTPHGAPHGAAPHDTLHGTYPGIHSGTHQGAHHGAPQAGPQAASGAGNWPPPQPPAMPSYATGGGSGSGWGASYHPQEPKPGGRRGGLVAAVLAAALLAGGIGGGVGYWAAERGDSDTNSTTVSAPDTPADLKREPGSVSDIANKALPSVVTIEAQSGGGEGGTGTGFVYDTQGHILTNNHVVASAAEGGKLQVTFSNGKKYAAEVIGRAEGYDVAVIKLKNAPSGLQPLKLGNSDRVAVGDSTIAIGAPFGLSNTVTTGIISAKNRPVTSSDGGQSGKSSYMSALQTDASINPGNSGGPLLDSRGAVIGINSAIKPAESGGGLGGQGQSGSIGLGFAIPVNQAKQVAQQLIKTGQPVYPVIGASVSLQQEGANGATISREAVSGSEPITPNGPADKAGLKPGDVITKLDDMVIDSGPTLIGQIWTHKPGDKVKITYERDGKERTADVTLGQRKGDS
- a CDS encoding ATP-binding protein translates to MRHRTWFGRFPVQSNGASTPWRGAKEVSGVALVVAREVPTSSSMAVPHGPAGVGEARHHMRNQLRMSGVSESVVDDAVLILSELLSNACRHGRPLGRGMVGDGDVRVAWHVDKTGRLTVEVTDGGGPTRPVPATPSVTAHGGRGLNIITALSDAWGVRDDVHGEVTVWAVVQGGHHHEDFATRVAAPSAAAISELAFVDPFDDLD
- a CDS encoding DUF5926 family protein — protein: MAKKRPQTKGKQQSQVKDGARTGGAENYPVVGAREPCPCGSGRRYKACHGRAAAHAVTELVQRPFEGLPGECDWIALRELVPAATVELTLKDKLPDGIPSVSLATVLPMAWPALRRDDGSVLLGLQNDTASGDISRDLADTLQRALEAEPGTPVKGRRAPAEGPRLQDLIDPEGRFEPVVHSGFEFWVPDAENATPEVSASLERANDAAIPTVKLTGVDAAYWCETPDKNHLRWVMPHPEEQLLDALARLHAAGTSSLGEGTRLVGSFRAHGLTVPVWDLPTGVSAADVEKPAAEFAERLAAALASQTPLTADERRARGGLTNRQVTLS
- a CDS encoding glycerophosphodiester phosphodiesterase yields the protein MTLARQHQIQVVAHRGASEDAPEHTLAAYRKAVEDGADALECDVRLTADGHLVCVHDRRVNRTSNGRGAVSALELADLAALDFGSWKKHHGEAEEDPDWASATGEATGADTSVLTLERLLELVAESNASGRRVRLAIETKHPTRWAGQVEERLLLLLKRFGLDAPPAEGPSPVRVMSFSARSLHRVRAASPTLPTVYLMQFVSPRHRDGRLPEGVRIAGPAMRILRSHPSYVAKLKRAGHQVHVWTVNEPEDVELCAELGVDAIITNRPKQVLSQLNQLGLH